GAAGCATATTGGTGGAAAAGCTTTCCTTACACACTCGACACACATTTGAGTCAGTGCTCTTGTGCTTCAGGATTATATGCTGCTTTAGGTCAGAAAAATACTTACTGTTGAATTCACAAAGTTCACACTTGTAGAGGCTACTGCTATTGGCTCTCAGTAAAGGCCACTCCTGTTGGGCAGTCACATTCAAAGCTTGGCTCTTGTCAAGTATTTTACAGAGTTTAGCTGGTGGTTCTTCATCAGTCTGATCTTGGAGGCTCTCAGAGGAATTGTTCTCTGTCTTTATATCATAGTCTTTAGAAATGGCATGAACTTCTACAGCAATGGGGACGTCCTCGGAGGTGTGAACCTCTATAGGGCTCTCTTCTTGAGTTTGTGGATGCACTGACTCAGGGGAGTCACATTTTTCATCACAGATTTCAACATCAGCAGACTTGTCTGTGGAAAAGACAGTGTGGTCTAGAATTCTAAGCACAGGGCTGGGGACCAGGTAGTTCTGATTCCtatgtctgcctttgcttccatctgtAAACTTGGGCAAGTCATTTGATGTCTCAGGATCAGAATCATCATCTTTGTTGTCAAAGTATTTTAAATCTGGCTGTCTCATAGAGCAGACACTGTAACAATGATCAGAAAAGATCCAACTGATCCCATCTGTGATCCTGCTTATTCCAGAAGAATCTGAATAACGAGAAGAGTGTaaagtcttcctttttcttttttttaggatattcattcatatattttcaATTTGGTATAACTGTCAATACTGCAGTGAGGAAAATGAATTACAGACAAATTTCCAGAGATGGCAAAAAATGCCTCATTTTAAGCAATGAAGAAACCAACTCCGATACAGTCCATGATGACATAGCAAGACCAAAGATGTTGTCTTTGGACTGCTGGCATCAAGTAACTAACTCTGTGTACGAGAATCCTCATTGGTCCATACCATCACCAGCAAGTTCATCTTGCTTCAAGTTCTTAGCCATGAGTAGAAGAGGGGAGGTGACATCTGAAAAACTCAGGCAACAGCGTAGCTCCGCCAAGGGTCCCCCCACCCCCGCGATGGTACGGAGGGGGCTGCCGGGCCATCGCCCGTGCCCTCCCTGCCCGCCAGGCCAGGCCTCACTCCATAAAAA
The Cricetulus griseus strain 17A/GY chromosome 1 unlocalized genomic scaffold, alternate assembly CriGri-PICRH-1.0 chr1_1, whole genome shotgun sequence genome window above contains:
- the LOC100757728 gene encoding LOW QUALITY PROTEIN: zinc finger protein 639-like (The sequence of the model RefSeq protein was modified relative to this genomic sequence to represent the inferred CDS: deleted 1 base in 1 codon; substituted 1 base at 1 genomic stop codon), which translates into the protein MNEYPKKRKRKTLHSSRYSDSSGISRITDGISWIFSDHCYSVCSMRQPDLKYFDNKDDDSDPETSNDLPKFTDGSKGRHRNQNYLVPSPVLRILDHTVFSTDKSADVEICDEKCDSPESVHPQTQEESPIEVHTSEDVPIAVEVHAISKDYDIKTENNSSESLQDQTDEEPPAKLCKILDKSQALNVTAQQEWPLLRANSSSLYKCELCEFNSKYFSDLKQHIILKHKSTDSNVCRVCKESFSTNMLLIEHAKLHEEDPYICKYCDYKTVIFENLSQHFADTHFSDHLYWCKQCGVQFSSSSELCLQFQEHSLDEQYLCQFCEHEPGDPEDLHSHVVNEHVXRLIELRDKCSSGGHGQCSLLRKATSDKCKNFFVCQVCGFRSRLHTNVNRHVAIEHTKIFPQVCDDCGKGFSSMLEYCKHVNSYLSEVIYLCQYCEYSTGQFEDLKIHLDYKHSADLPHKCSDCLMRFGNEREFHLPVHKTT